In the genome of Chiloscyllium plagiosum isolate BGI_BamShark_2017 chromosome 33, ASM401019v2, whole genome shotgun sequence, one region contains:
- the lrrc3ca gene encoding leucine-rich repeat-containing protein 3B: MELRNRFLRHSVAMWLLLQSFVLMTFCFNSATTCPKGCYCAEPEKRLIVRCSDMHLREVPKDIPNNTWKLYLDSNQITSIPRDVFKDLRELEELDLSNNAIQHLETGAFRGLNESLKILNLSHNKLETVNEDVFSRLKASIKLSGNPWFCDCRLQEMIKTVNIKIGLSNDIICATAYPEEHAKKSFLEVAHHVNFCNVHKKTTDVAMLITMFGWFTMVISYLVYYVRQNQEDARRHLEYLKSLPSKQRKSEASSTISTVV, from the coding sequence ATGGAGCTGAGGAACCGATTCCTGCGGCACTCTGTCGCCATGTGGCTGCTTTTGCAAAGCTTTGTTCTGATGACCTTTTGCTTTAACTCAGCGACAACATGCCCAAAAGGCTGTTACTGTGCCGAGCCAGAGAAGAGGTTGATTGTCCGCTGCAGTGACATGCACCTGAGAGAGGTTCCCAAGGACATTCCAAATAATACTTGGAAGCTCTACCTTGATTCCAACCAAATAACGTCTATTCCACGCGATGTTTTCAAGGATCTGCGGGAGCTGGAGGAACTGGATCTGTCCAATAATGCCATTCAGCACTTGGAGACTGGAGCATTCCGCGGTCTGAATGAAAGCCTGAAGATTCTGAATCTCTCACACAATAAACTGGAGACAGTGAACGAGGACGTGTTCAGTAGACTGAAAGCCAGTATAAAACTTTCAGGCAACCCCTGGTTCTGTGATTGCAGGCTGCAGGAAATGATTAAGACGGTAAACATTAAAATCGGGTTGTCCAATGACATCATCTGTGCGACTGCCTACCCCGAGGAGCACGCCAAGAAGTCTTTCCTGGAGGTCGCACACCACGTGAACTTCTGTAACGTTCACAAAAAGACCACCGACGTGGCCATGCTGATCACCATGTTCGGCTGGTTCACCATGGTCATCTCCTACCTGGTATACTACGTGAGACAGAATCAAGAAGACGCAAGACGGCACCTTGAATACTTGAAGTCACTGCCTAGCAAGCAGAGGAAATCagaggcctcctccaccattagCACAGTGGTGTAA